The segment TCAAAATCTGCTTATGAAACTGCATTATTCGAAAAGAGGTTCTATAAAGATACTTATGAACCTTTTCATTCATTAGAAGAAGCTATCGAATGGTCAAACGAACTTATTGAAAAGTATAATAAAAATGCAGGCCTATAAGCCGGATTCTGTATTCCGAAGTATTTCGAAATCCTCATCATTTATCTGGACATATTGTTGCCAATATGCTCTATCTGCCTACCCTCCTGCATCGGGCGGGAACCCTTGAGCACAGGTTTACGTGGCATTTCACCGCATAGAGTTTACCTGGTTTCACTACAGCATTACCTGTACATTCTTTCTGTTGCACTTGTCCGCCTCCAAAAAATGGAGTGACGGCTGTTAGCCGCTATGCTTCCCTATGGTGTCCGGACTTTCCTTCCTAATAAATTAGAACGATAAGGCGGCCTGCGCTGCAAAAGTAACCCAATGTTAATAAATACAGTAAAAATGAAACACCTTATTTTTTAAAATGATACCAGACATAGTTATATTTGTTAGCAACTATGGAACACTTTATTGTATCTGCCCGAAAATACCGCCCCACACAATTTAAAGATGTGGTTGGGCAACAAGCTATTACCAATACATTAAACAATGCCATAGAGAATGATCATTTAGCACAAGCGCTTCTATTTACAGGACCTCGAGGCGTGGGAAAAACTACGTGTGCTCGTATTTTAGCAAAAAAAATAAATCAAGACGGCACACAACAAGAAGACGAAGATTTTGCTTTTAATATATTTGAATTAGATGCGGCTTCCAATAACTCGGTAGATGATATTCGTAACTTGATAGATCAAGTACGAATACCACCGCAAGTTGGTAGTTACAAAGTCTATATTATTGACGAGGTACATATGCTTTCTTCAGCAGCTTTTAATGCTTTTTTAAAAACGCTTGAAGAGCCACCAAAACACGCTATTTTTATATTAGCAACTACTGAAAAACATAAAATAATCCCTACCATCCTCTCTCGTTGTCAAATTTTTGACTTCAGAAGAATAACCGTAAGTGATATCAAAGGGCATTTAGCCGATGTAGCCAAACAAGAAGGAATCGATGCTGAAGACGATGCTTTGCATGTAATCGCTCAAAAAGCAGATGGCGCATTACGAGATGCACTATCTATTTTTGATAGAGTAGTTAGCTTTTCAGGGAAAGAATTAACACGTCAAGCCGTTACCGAAAATTTAAACGTTCTTGATTACACCTACTACTTTCAAATTACAGATTTATTGCTGGATAACAATATACCAGAGGTTTTACTCGCTTATAACAACATACTAGCAAAAGGCTTTGATGGCCACCATTTTATTATGGGGCTTGCCTCCCACTTCCGTGATTTATTGGTTTGTAAAAGTCAAGAAACTATCGAACTTCTTGAAGTTGGTGAGCAAGTAAAAGCTATGTATTTTGAGCAATCACAAAAAACAACGCATACTTTTTTAATTGAAGCCATTGAGATAGCGAATGGTTGTGATTTACAATACAAAACGAGTCGTAACCAACGTCTTTTAATTGAGTTATGTTTAATGCAACTAGCGTCTCTTACCGCTAGCGGTGAAAAAAAAAAGCATAGCAGCAACGGAAACGCCTCAAAAAAGCGATACGTAATCCCGCCTTCTCACTTTAAAGCTACTGAAAAAGAGAAAACTACACCTTCTTCTTCGGAAACAGTACCTCCAAAACCTAAAGTTGAATCAACAATAGAAAAGGCGTCCTCAGAAGAGCCAGTATATTCTTCAAATGAAGATGTGAAACCGGAAAAAGAAGAAGCAGAACCAACTTCAACAATAGCTGAACCTAAACCAGAACCGGAAGTTGAAAAAGAGCAAAATTCTGAAGTTGAAACTAAGAATGATGATTCAGGAAGTAAGATTGCAGATAAACGCTCTCAAATTATAACTGAGTACGGTAACAAGAAAGTTTCTGCCTTATCGCTGAAGAGCATCCGTAAAAAGCAAGAACTTAAAAAAGAGCAATTAGCTAATCAGCCTGACGAAGAAAACCTACCAACAGACCCTTTCTCGGAAGACGAAATGCGCACTGCTTGGACGCAATATGCAAAAAAAGTAGAAACCGATGGTAAGTATAATTTGCTTTCACATCTTACAATGGGCATCCCAAAATTAGATGGTAATATTATTCACTTAGAATTTCCAAATGACACGATAAAGGTTGAAGTAGAACGCGCTAAATATGACTTATTAGGGTTTTTAAGAGAGAAACTTCAAAACTATAATATTGATCTTGACATTCTAGTGAATGAAACGGTACAAAAGAAATATGCCTATACCACCCGGGAAAAATTTGATAAACTCACTCAAAAGAATCCTGCACTTGAGAAATTGCGACGTGAGTTTGATTTGGATATTTAACTATGTTAGCAAACATTTAAAAATGAATAAGAGTAAAATAATTTCATCATCATACTTTTATATTGGCATACTGATAATAATTCTTGTCGGACTTGAACTCTTTGCTGCGGATTTAGCTTATGAAAATTATGGATGGGCAGAATCTGCAATACTATTTATTATGATTCTTTTGAATGCTATTCCTATCATTTTATTATATTTTAAAAAAAGGTTGATTTCATTGATCATTTTACTCGGGCTTGGTATTATTATTATTCCAAATCAATTAATTGTAGCTAAAAAGTTAATTTTACTAAAAGAAGAAGCAGCGAACATTGTCAACTTTGCATATCTTAAAAAGTTAAAAACAGGTAATTTTCCTGATACTATATCTGATTACAAGTTTGTCAACCCCAAATTGAAAGAACATTTTGATTATAGTAGATTCATTGATAATTCTAACGAAGATAATTTTCAAGTGACATATTATGTCGGAACAACTCATACATCTCATTTTTATACGCACAATAACGGTCCAAATTGGTATTATTACGATGATTAAAAAGTTTGGCCTACAACACTCATTTATAAAATATATTTAAAATAAGCTTTAAGAAAGATTTGTAATTTCTTATAAAGCCCTCCAAACTCTTAAATTTGGCTTTTAAGAATGATAAAGCAAAGAAGTTCGTTCTATACTTAATTTGTATTTTTACATTCCAGAATTAATACTTTAAAACTATGCTAGGCTTACAACTTCCAACCGATCCCAGATGGGTAAATATTGTAGAAAAAAATGTAGAAGAGATTTTGACTGATCACGCTTTTTGTGAACAGAAAGCGGCTTCTACAGCAATCTCTTTTATCGTTACCTACCCTGAATATACGGAGTTAGTACAAGAGATGACCGCTTTGGTTAAGGAGGAGATCAGTCATTTTAAAATGGTACACGACCGGATTATAGAACGTGGTTGGACCTTAGGTCGTGACCGAAAAGATCTCTACGTAAATAAATTGATGCAGTTTTTCCCAAAAGGAGGAAGCCGAATCACTAATCTAGTACATCGATTACTTTATGCGGCGTTGATTGAAGCCAGAAGTTGTGAAAGATTCCGTTTACTAAGTGAAGAATTGGAAGACAAAGAATTAGCATTATTTTATAAAAATTTAATGGTAAGCGAAGCCAACCATTATACTATGTTTTTAGGTTTTGCTCGTAAATACGGAGATCGTAAAGAAGTTGACAAAAAATGGAACGCATTATTGGCGCACGAAGCAGAAATAATGAAAGATTTAAGTAAAAGCGAAACCATGCACGGATAACATTTTATCTGCTTTTAATAACTTAATTTATCGAAAAAGAATCTCATATAGTTCCTTTACTGGAAACCCCTACTCGACTATCAGATTATGTAGGTGGCGTTTTTAAAACCATTCCTTCACGAAAGGGAATGAAAAAGGCTATTGATAAAGGCTTGGTTTCAGTCAATGGAACTGTCGCCACAACAGGAAAGTTTTTAAGCGGTGGGGAAAAAATCATTCTTTCTTCTGAAAAATATAAAAGCGATAATCCAATTTTAAAACTACCATTAAAAGTTTGTTTTGAAAACAATCATCTGGCCATTATTTACAAACCTCCTGGGATTTTAGTTAGTGGCAATAAAAAGAAAACTATTGCCAATGCATTGGTGTATAACTTAACTAAAAGTAGCGCTACAGATGCACTTACAACACCGAAACCTGTGCATCGACTTGATTTTCCAACAAGTGGTTTATTATTAATTGCTAAAACGCATACTTCTGTAATCACGCTGAATAATCTTTTTAAAGAACGGAACATAAAAAAAACATATCACGCTGTTACGTATGGTGAAATGCCTCTAAAGGGAGTTATTACAACTAATGTAGATGAAAAAAATGCTTTTACGGAATATAAAGTGTTGCAATCTGAGCCTTCAGAGCGATTCAATTGTTTAAATCTAGTTGAATTGTTTCCAAAAACTGGACGGAAACATCAATTGCGAGTTCACCTGTCAAGTATAGGGACACCTATTTTAGGTGATAAAAACTATCATAAAGAGGGATTGTTGTTAAAAGGAAAAGGATTGTTTCTGCATGCTTCATCGCTAGAATTCACAGACCCAATTACAAACGAAATTATTGCAATAACGAAAGATCTTCCGAAGAAATTCAGAAAAATATTTCCTAAAAATTAGTTGTTTACTTCTAGTTCAGCAGCCAATTTTTCGTTGTGAAGACTTTTTATAATCCCATCGGAGAGTCCAATTTTAGGGACATAGACATTTTTAGCACCGCTCCATTTCATAGCAGATAAATAAATTCGAGTTGCAGGCACAACCACATCGGCTCTATCTGGATTCATATTTAATTCGGTAATACGCTCATCGTAGCTAAGCGATTTGATCATATCGTAATACGAACCTAAGTAAAAATAACTAAGGGGTTTGCCTATCTTTTTCCCACTATTTTTATAAATGTGGTTAATATTTCCACCGGAACCAATTAAAGATACTTTTTTATAGGGTTTGGTGACAGCTTTTATCCATTCTTCTACATCTTGCCAAATGTTTTCCCTTATCATGTTATTGATAATTCGTACCGTCCCTAGCTTGAAGGACTTAGAGTCAATTGTGTGTCCGTCACTAAATAGCGTAAATTCAGTGCTTCCGCCACCTACATCCACATATAAAAATGTTTTTTCAGTTTGTATTAATTCCTTTAAATCAGTTGTAGCAATGATTGCAGCTTCATCATTACCATCGATTATATTTATGTTAATACCTGTTTCTTTTTTTAGTCTTTTAGCGACTTCGCTACCATTTTTAGCCTCACGCATTGCCGAAGTAGCACACGCTCTAAAGCGAGTAACCTCGTGGTTTTTCATTAGTAAATCAAATGCTTTCATGGCATCAAGCATTCGTAATTGATTTTTTTCTGAAATTTCACCTTCCAAGAAAACATCGGCGCCTAAACGAATAGGAACGCGAACCAAAGAACGTTTTTTGAAAATAGGGTCTTTTCCCTTTTGTTCAATAACCAAGGCGATTAATAATCTAATTGCATTAGAACCGATGTCTATTGCAGCATATTTTTTTATTGTAAGCAAATTAAGTGTTTAATTTTTGTTGGTAATATTCGTATAATTTAAATTGTGAGCGAAAAGGTTCTTCATCATTTTTGCGGTACTTATTTAAGGCCTTTCCTGATATAATTCGAGCTTTCACATTATCTTTCCAGGAAATTTCAAACGTATCGATCAATTCTTGTTTAATGTCTTTATCATAAATTGGACACGAAATTTCAACTCGGTTGTCTAAGTTACGTCCCATAAAATCTGCAGATGAAATATAAATTTTGGTTTCACCTCCATTTTCAAAAATAAATAAACGAGGATGTTCTAAAAACTTATCTACAATACTAATTACTTCAATATTTTCGCTCATTCCTTTTACACCAGGCATTAAGCAACAAATTCCTCTAATTATTAGTTTTATTTTTACTCCTGCCCTGCTCGCTTGATATAATTTGTCAATCATTTTAAAATCTGACAAACTATTCATTTTTAAACGAATACCACTTGGTTTTCCGTTCTTTTTATTTTGTATTTCTGTATCGATTAAATGATACATTGCATTCCGGGTGTAATGCGGCGAAACAATAAGGTGGTTGTATTTTTTAATTTTATAGTTTACTTCAAAAAAATCGAATACTTTATTGATTTCTTTACCAATCTTCTGGTTGGAAGTAAATAAAGTGTAATCTGTATAAATTCGTGCTGTAGACTCATTAAAATTACCCGTACTTATAAAAGCATAGCGCTTGATCTTTTCATTTTCCAATCTTTCGATTACACAAGCTTTGCAATGCACTTTTAAACCAGAAACACCAAAAATAAGCCGTACACCCTCACTTTGCATCTGCTCTGCATATTCAATATTTGCTTCTTCATCAAAGCGCGCTTGAAGCTCAATCTGTACTGTTACTTTTTTGCCATTTTTTACAGCATTTATCAAAGAACTAGCAATATGTGAAATCTGTGCAAGGCGATAGATAGTAATGCGAATTGATTTCACTTTAGGGTCTAATGCTGCTTCACGTAAAAATTTTACCACATATGAGAAGCTTTGGTAAGGAGCATACAACAAATAGTCTTTATCAGCGATTTTGTCGAACAAGCTTCCTTGCATACTTAACCCTTTTATGGGTAACGGTTCTATTTTTTTGTATAATAAATCGTTTCTACCCAAACTAGGAAACTTCATGTAATCTCGGCGATTGTGGTACCTTCCCCCTGGAATAATACTATCGGTAGTATCAATGCCCATTTTTTGCAATAAAAACTGAAGCGTTTCAGCATCAATACTTTTATCATACACAAACCGAACTGGATCGCCACTACTTCGGTTTTTTACACTTTTTGAAATCTTTTCAATAAAACTTCGGCTTAAATCACTGTCGATATCCAATTCAGCATCGCGAGTTATTTTAATCATGTGTGCCGAAATGCTTTCGTATTTAAAAATACTGAAGATGTTATTTAAACAATACCGTATTAAATCGTCAAGAATTATAATGTACTGTTTGTCTCCTTTTGAAGGCAAAACAATAAACCTGTCTATTACCTTAGGAATTTCTATTAATGCAAAATTACTTCGCGACTGGAACGTTTCATCATCCTTTTTCATCACCATTCGTACAGCCAAATAAGCAGCACTATCTTTTAAAGAAGGGAATTCTTCTAATTCGCCAATCATAATAGTTACTAAGGCCGGACTTACTTTTCGAATAAAATAATCTAGAATAAACTCACTTTGGGCTTTAGTTACTTCGGTTTCATTTATAATATATATGTTTTCTTTATGAAGCTCTTTTCTTATTTTTTGAAGTATACGTAAGCTTTGAGATTGTTGCTCGATTACAATTTGTGTAATTTCTTCTAATAAATCTGATGCTGAAATTCCACCTAAAAAACTTCTTCCACCTTTACCGGCTTCAACAATACGACGAACGGTAGCGTAACGAACCTTGAAAAATTCATCTAAATTATTTGAAAAAATTCCTAAAAAACGAAGTCGTTCAATTAAAGGCACCGAATGGTCTTCTGCTTCTTGTAAAACACGAGCATTGAACTGTAACCAGCTTAGTTCGCGGTTTCGGTATTCGTTTTTGGTAGTATTTAAATTCTCTATTTTCTCGGTCATTATTTTAAATGTCTAGGAAAAACCATTTTTTTGGTAGTGCCTGTAGAAACGTCCTTCCAGTTATCTTCATCAAACTCAATCATCACAAAACCACTGGTGGGTAAATTTTCAATTTTCTCACTACCCATCATATTTACAGTTGAAGTAAATGCATGGTTATGACCAACAATCATTACCTTATCTAACGCATTGTCTAGGCTTTTAATTACTTGCATCACTTGTTGACCGCTAAAATCATATAAATCGTGTGTCAATTCGTAATTATCATCACTAATATCTAAAGCGTTTTTAAAATATTCCGCCGTAGTTCGTGCCCGATTAGCATCGCTTGTCACTATTTTTTGAGGCGACTCTATTTCGCCTTTAATTTTTTCTGAAACTAATGTTGCATCATTATGACCGCGTTTTTTTAAAGGACGCATATGATCGTCTACTTCATATTTCCAAGAAGATTTTGCGTGTCTTACCAAATAGAGTGTTTTCATTATTTTGAAATTTTAAATGGTTTTAAATTACGGTTGTAAACGTTTTATTTTCCAATTTACTCCTTCTAAAGTATATTGAATACGGTCGTGAAGCCTATTGGGCCTTCCTTGCCAAAATTCAATTTCTATGGGTTTTACTAAGTAACCGCCCCAATCTTTTGGTTTTGGTACTTCTTTACCTTTATACTTTTTTTCAAACTCGTCTAGTTTCTTTTCTAAGGCCTCCCTACTTTCTATTTCGCTACTTTGATTAGAAACCAAAGCTCCTAACTGACTTCCATGTGGTCTGGAATGAAAATAGTTTGTTGAGTCTTCTTCTGAAGTTTTCTCGGCAATGCCTTTAATAATCACTTGACGCTCCATATTAGGCCAAAAAAATGAAAGGCAAACTTTTTTATGATGAGTAATTGATTTTCCTTTCTCACTATTGTAGTTTGTATAGAAATAGAAACCGTTTTCATTATACTTTTTAAGTAATACTACGCGACCTCTTGGAAAGTCATCTTCGCCAAATGTAGAAAGTGTCATCGCATTCACTTCATCAACTCCACCAGATTCTTTTACTTCAAAAAACCACTTTTGAAACTGTTGTATAGGGTTTTCATCAACGTTCTGCTTAATTAGTTCAGCTTTTTCATAAGATTTTCTGTAGGCATGTAGGTTTGTTCCCATAAGTACTTCTTTACTGCAAGTTACGGGTTTTAACAGTGTATTTAAAATAGAAAGTTTTAAATGTGTATTAAATTTAATCCTAAAATACTTAAATGTCAAATTGTTTGCCATCTTCGGCCAACTCAACAGTAAAGAAAATCTCTTCTGCTTCTTTTTTAAATAAGGAAAGGTTGCCATACCGGCCAGAATAATGACCTAAAATTAACGTCTCAACATCAGCCTTTTTTGCAATAACAGCAGCTTCTTTAGCTGTGCTGTGTTTCGTTTTCTCGCATAAATGATGATGAGACTCTAAGAATGTTGATTCGTGATACAATGCTGTTGCATTTTTTATCTGTGGAACTATTTCAGGGTAAAATGCTGTGTCACTACAATAGGCATACGATTTTGAAGGTTCTGGTTCTAAAGTGACTGTTTTATTTTCGATCAACTCCCCTTTTTCGTTTTCTATGTCAAACCCCTGTTTCAGTTTCTGAAAATAGGTATGATGAATACTCGCTTTTTGAGCGGCATTAAAATCTAATTTTCTTTCTTTAATCTTTTCCTGAAAGAGAAAACCATTGGTGTAAACCCTGTGGTTTAAAGGAATTGTAGTAACTGTTACTTTTTCATCTTCAAAAAGTAAGGTAGGTTCTTTACTATCCAATTCGTGAAAGAATAAGGAATAATTGGTCCAAGATTTTCCTAATTTTAATTGAAGAAGAATGGCTTCTTTAATTCCTTTTGGGCCATATACATGTAAATCTGCTTCTCGTCCCAATAGCAAAAAAGTAGAAATTAATCCTATTAAGCCATAAAAATGATCACCGTGTAAATGCGAAATGAAAATATGCTTAATACGTGAAAACTTCACCTTATATCGACGTAGTTGTACTTGAGTGCCTTCTCCACAATCTATTAAAAATAAATGTCCTTGAACTTCTAACACCTGCGCAGTAGGATGTGCATTTATATGTGGTGTTGCAGAATGACAGCCAAGGATAGTTAATTTCATAAAATGGAATTTAGTAAATTGTTTTCAGAAAAAGGGGGTTAAAATCCCAAATCACGTTCTATTTCTTCCATATCAATAATATCTGAAGCTTCTTGAACAGTAGGTACTACAATCATTTCCATAGGAATTACATCTGGACTAATAGCATTGTTTACTAATACAAACGAATGTTTTGTTTTACGATGTAAATTTGAAACTTTCAAAAATTGAAGTAGTTCTTCCAATTCAAGAGTGTCATATTTTAGTAAATCGATAACTACATTCTGACCTTTAAACTTCTTCGGAATTTGATATTCCAAAAAAGAAGCAAAGTCTAAAATATCATCTTGTTCATCTGCTAAGATCACATAATTATCGTGATTGGTAATTTTCATCTGTATAAAATATTTGATAAGAAGTAAGAAGCCCATCTGCCGTTTGGGCAGAGAGTGTCCTGAAATGCACCTTTAGTTTCTTTACAATTTCTAATAGGGCATTTCATATTATTGAATTTTTGAAGCTAATAAATATAGTACAGCCATACGTACAGCAACTCCATTTTGTACTTGATTTAATATAATTGCCTGTTTGCTATCGGCTACATCACTAGTGATTTCCACACCTCGGTTTATGGGTCCTGGGTGCATTACTACAATCTCTTTATTAAGCGAATCTAAAAGTTTTTTGTTAACCCCAAACTGCTGTGTATATTCTCTAGTAGTTGGAAAATAACTAATATCCATCCGTTCATTTTGAACTCGAAGCATATTGGCCACATCGCACCACTCCAACGCTTTGCGAAGGTTGGTATCTACTTCTACTCCTAATTGCTCTATAAATTTAGGAATAAGCGTTTTAGGGCCACATACTTTAACGGTTGCTCCAAGCTTTTGAAGTGCAAAAATATTACTCAAAGCTACTCTAGAATGTAAAATATCACCTACAATAACCACTTTTTTACCAGCAACATCACCTAATTTTTCACGTATTGAATAACAATCTAACAATGCTTGTGTAGGATGTTCGTGAGCGCCATCACCTGCATTTACAATACTGGCTTTTATATTTTTTGAAAGAAAAATACCTGCACCAGGATTTGGATGCCGCATCACCACCATATCTACTTTCATTGATAAGATGTTGTTTACAGTATCAATTAACGTTTCTCCTTTTTTTACAGAAGAGGAAGCAGCAGAAAAGTTAATTACATCTGCTGACAGTCGTTTCTCTGCTAATTCAAAAGAAAGGCGTGTTCTGGTGCTGTTTTCAAAAAAGAGGTTTGCTATTGTAATATCACGCAGTGAAGGAACTTTTTTAATGGGTCGGTTAATCACTTCTTTAAAATGATCTGCCGTTTCAAAGATAAGGTTAATGTCATCTTCGGTTATGTATTTTATTCCCAGTAAGTGGTTTACACTTAGTTCGCTCATAATTTTTCTGAAACTTTAATTACTTACTAAATAAACTACATCTTCGCCTTCATTTTCTTTCCAACACACCTTAACTTTTTCATTATTAATAGCATCTACTTGCCTACCTCTATAATCGGGCTGAATGGGTAAATGTCTGCTAAAACGTCTATCGATAAGGGTTAAGAGCTCTATTTCTAATGGGCGACCAAAGGATTGCATGGCCGTTAATGCCGAACGAATGCTTCTACCGGTGTATAAAACGTCATCGATAAAGACAACCTTTTTATTTTCAACCACAAAATTAATATTGGTTTTATTAGCTTCTAGTGGTTTTCCGCTTCGTCTAAAATCATCTCGATAAAAAGTGATATCTAAATATCCTAGTTGAATATTTTTGATTTTATATTCGTCTTCCAATAATGTTTTCAACCGTTCTGCCAAAAATACACCACGCGGTTGTATTCCTATTAAAACAGTATCAGAAAAAGTATCGTGATTTTCAATTAATTGGCAAGCCAAGCGATGAAGCGCAATGTTGATTTCGGTTGCGTTTAGTAACACTTTTTGGCTCATAGAGTAGTCTAGCTAAGATTCAAAGTACAAAAGTACTATTTTTTTGATGAATTAATAGGGTTCCCTATCATTCAGTTTTAATGGTTTTCCTTTTTTACAATTTTCAGAGGGATATATCTTTAGTTCAAACTAAAAACTATTTTGTACTTTTAACAGAACCAACCAAAAACTAAAATTTATGACAACTACCACCAAACCCAATACAGCTTTTTGGATCATTGCCGTTTTAGCACTTTTATGGAACGTGATGGGCGTTATTCAATTTGTTATTTCCACCTTTATGTTAGAAATGGTAACAGAAGGAGCTTCTTCAGAAGAAATGGAATTATACACAAGTATGCCTGCATGGTATACTGCAGCTTTTGGCATAGCAACTATTGCAGGTTTATTAGCTTGTATAATGATGCTTATGCGTAAGAAAATCACTATTAGCTTATTTGGACTTTCTTTAATAACTGTCTTAATAGCGCAAATTTATTGGATCTTCGCTACAAATGTTATGGATATTATAGGGCCAACAGCGATTATCATGCCTTTAATAGTCATTACCATTTCTATTTTTCTATATTTTTATAATAAAGGAGCGAAACAACGCGGTTGGCTCAATTAGTTTAAAGCCACTTTTTTCTTTTAAAATACCATAATAAGCCAAAAAAGACAAGGATCATAGCGCCCCATAGGTAGTAATATCCGTAGCGTAAATGAAGTTCGGGCATATGCTCGAAGTTCATTCCGTAGATACCAGCCATAAATGTCAATGGAATAAAAATAGATGCCATAATCGTCAGTACTTTCATGACTTCGTTCATCTTATTACTGATGGTTGTCATGTACATATCCATTAAGCCCCAAATCATTTCACGATAAATATCGACACTTTCTGAAACTTGAATAATATGATCGTATAAATCACGAATATAGTTTTGAGTCCGTGCTTCAATTAATGCGGTATCGGTTTTTTCAAGTCTATTTATTACTTCTCGCAAGGGTATTACTGCCCTTCTAATTCGTAATATTTCTTTCTTTAAAACTTGAATATCTTGAGTAATATCGTCTTCAACTTTATCTTCAAATAATTGATCTTCTATTAATTCAATTTTTGCGCTTAATGTTTCAATTACACTAAAGTAATTATCAACTACCGCATCTAATAAAGCGAACATTAGATAATCTGCACCTTTATTTCGAACACGACCCTTCGAATTTTCAATTCGGTCTCGTAATCCATCAAACACATCGCCATCTGCTTCCTGAAAGGTGGTGACATAATTATGGCCAACCACTAAACTTACATGTTCGTTTACAAAATCGCCATCGTCCGTATAATGCAACATTTTAAAAACAATAAATAAGTAATCTTCGTATTCATCCATCTTTGGACGTTGATTGGTGGTCACAATATCCTCTTGAATCAGCGGATGCAAACTGTAATAATCACCAAGGCGCTCTATTTCTTTAGTGTTATTAAGACCGTTGACATTAATCCAAGTAACATGCTCTGACGTCTCAAATTCAAATGCATCTTCAATATTTTCAGTGTCTATTCGTTTGTAATGATCTTTTGAATAGTCAATGATTTCCAACTTAGTAACCGTAGATTCTTTTTTACCCGTATACGTTACTTGCCCAGGGACTTCATTCCTGTTTTTATGAGGTTTTACTTTCGGAAGTTTTATACGGCGTTTTTTTCTTGCAGTCATTTTTATAAATTGTTTTTTTAAAGATAGAAAAACTAAATCTTTTAATTATTTTAGACTTGTAACTAATATTAAATAAGCTTAGAAAATTGTTAAACACCACGTATCCATTTGATCCTTTCATGAAGCATCATTTGCTCGTTGCTTTAGGTCTTGTAATATGGATTTTTACGTTTTTATATTTAACCGAACCCCTTGATGTTAATGAGCTTACTAATATAGAGCAACTTATTTATTTACCTATTTACGGCCTAGTGGGTGGGATTGCGTACTTTTTTATGATGCCTTTTCAAAATTGGCTATGTAAAAATACAACTTGGACTATTGGCAAA is part of the Marixanthomonas ophiurae genome and harbors:
- a CDS encoding SixA phosphatase family protein, whose product is MKTLYLVRHAKSSWKYEVDDHMRPLKKRGHNDATLVSEKIKGEIESPQKIVTSDANRARTTAEYFKNALDISDDNYELTHDLYDFSGQQVMQVIKSLDNALDKVMIVGHNHAFTSTVNMMGSEKIENLPTSGFVMIEFDEDNWKDVSTGTTKKMVFPRHLK
- the pdxH gene encoding pyridoxamine 5'-phosphate oxidase, with translation MGTNLHAYRKSYEKAELIKQNVDENPIQQFQKWFFEVKESGGVDEVNAMTLSTFGEDDFPRGRVVLLKKYNENGFYFYTNYNSEKGKSITHHKKVCLSFFWPNMERQVIIKGIAEKTSEEDSTNYFHSRPHGSQLGALVSNQSSEIESREALEKKLDEFEKKYKGKEVPKPKDWGGYLVKPIEIEFWQGRPNRLHDRIQYTLEGVNWKIKRLQP
- a CDS encoding ribonuclease Z, which produces MKLTILGCHSATPHINAHPTAQVLEVQGHLFLIDCGEGTQVQLRRYKVKFSRIKHIFISHLHGDHFYGLIGLISTFLLLGREADLHVYGPKGIKEAILLQLKLGKSWTNYSLFFHELDSKEPTLLFEDEKVTVTTIPLNHRVYTNGFLFQEKIKERKLDFNAAQKASIHHTYFQKLKQGFDIENEKGELIENKTVTLEPEPSKSYAYCSDTAFYPEIVPQIKNATALYHESTFLESHHHLCEKTKHSTAKEAAVIAKKADVETLILGHYSGRYGNLSLFKKEAEEIFFTVELAEDGKQFDI
- a CDS encoding ribonuclease Z, with protein sequence MKITNHDNYVILADEQDDILDFASFLEYQIPKKFKGQNVVIDLLKYDTLELEELLQFLKVSNLHRKTKHSFVLVNNAISPDVIPMEMIVVPTVQEASDIIDMEEIERDLGF
- a CDS encoding aspartate carbamoyltransferase catalytic subunit — translated: MSELSVNHLLGIKYITEDDINLIFETADHFKEVINRPIKKVPSLRDITIANLFFENSTRTRLSFELAEKRLSADVINFSAASSSVKKGETLIDTVNNILSMKVDMVVMRHPNPGAGIFLSKNIKASIVNAGDGAHEHPTQALLDCYSIREKLGDVAGKKVVIVGDILHSRVALSNIFALQKLGATVKVCGPKTLIPKFIEQLGVEVDTNLRKALEWCDVANMLRVQNERMDISYFPTTREYTQQFGVNKKLLDSLNKEIVVMHPGPINRGVEITSDVADSKQAIILNQVQNGVAVRMAVLYLLASKIQ
- the pyrR gene encoding bifunctional pyr operon transcriptional regulator/uracil phosphoribosyltransferase PyrR — its product is MSQKVLLNATEINIALHRLACQLIENHDTFSDTVLIGIQPRGVFLAERLKTLLEDEYKIKNIQLGYLDITFYRDDFRRSGKPLEANKTNINFVVENKKVVFIDDVLYTGRSIRSALTAMQSFGRPLEIELLTLIDRRFSRHLPIQPDYRGRQVDAINNEKVKVCWKENEGEDVVYLVSN
- the corA gene encoding magnesium/cobalt transporter CorA, encoding MTARKKRRIKLPKVKPHKNRNEVPGQVTYTGKKESTVTKLEIIDYSKDHYKRIDTENIEDAFEFETSEHVTWINVNGLNNTKEIERLGDYYSLHPLIQEDIVTTNQRPKMDEYEDYLFIVFKMLHYTDDGDFVNEHVSLVVGHNYVTTFQEADGDVFDGLRDRIENSKGRVRNKGADYLMFALLDAVVDNYFSVIETLSAKIELIEDQLFEDKVEDDITQDIQVLKKEILRIRRAVIPLREVINRLEKTDTALIEARTQNYIRDLYDHIIQVSESVDIYREMIWGLMDMYMTTISNKMNEVMKVLTIMASIFIPLTFMAGIYGMNFEHMPELHLRYGYYYLWGAMILVFFGLLWYFKRKKWL